One segment of Tenrec ecaudatus isolate mTenEca1 chromosome 1, mTenEca1.hap1, whole genome shotgun sequence DNA contains the following:
- the LOC142445131 gene encoding calcium-independent mitochondrial carrier protein SCaMC-3L-like: MPPPPSLSQDWNPPNTLLPGPVFSQVADHKQKPATYQQLLDNGEVLMVPMGDARMNKEGAWWKILLSGAVAGTVSRTSTAPLDRTRVHMQVYSSKKHLMNLLGGLRSLIQEGGFRSLWRGNGINVLKIAPEYGIKFLVFEECKAHFGESSNPIFQEDVLAGSLAVAVSQTLINPLEVLKTRVTLGRTGQYDGLRDCVGQILRREGPAAFYRGYAPNMLGIIPYACTDLAVNKMMNNIRVKSRGDNEEHSQAYNIYTQTVSTVCGQMASYPLTLLRTKLQAKDTVEGSKPSMRAIFRDIVAEQGWPGLFRGLTPTLLKVIPAVAISCTVYTTMKSTLGV; encoded by the exons ATGCCCCCGCCCCCATCACTCTCCCAGGACTGGAATCCCCCGAACACTCTCCTTCCCGGGCCTGTGTTCAGCCAGGTGGCTGACCACAAGCAAAAGCCTGCCACCTACCAGCAG CTGTTGGATAATGGAGAAGTCCTGATGGTCCCCATGGGGGACGCAAGGATGAACAAGGAGGGGGCCTGGTGGAAGATTCTGCTCTCTGGAGCCGTCGCGGGAACCGTGTCCCGCACCAGCACCGCCCCTCTGGACCGGACCCGAGTGCACATGCAG GTTTACTCTTCCAAAAAACACCTTATGAACCTGCTGGGGGGGTTACGGAGCCTGATCCAGGAGGGAGGCTTCCGCTCACTGTGGCGCGGCAATGGTATAAACGTGCTCAAGATCGCCCCTGAGTATGGGATCAAGTTTCTCGTCTTCGAAGAG TGTAAAGCTCACTTCGGGGAGTCCTCAAACCCCATCTTCCAGGAGGATGTCTTGGCGGGGTCTCTGGCGGTGGCCGTTTCCCAGACGCTCATCAACCCCTTGGAG GTGCTGAAGACCCGCGTCACGCTGGGACGCACAGGACAGTACGATGGCCTACGGGACTGCGTCGGCCAGATTCTTCGCCGCGAAGGCCCGGCCGCGTTCTATAGGGGTTATGCGCCCAACATGCTAGGCATCATACCGTATGCCTGCACTGACCTGGCTGTCAATAAg ATGATGAACAACATACGGGTAAAGAGCAGAGGGGATAACGAAGAACACAGCCAGGCTTACAACATCTACACACAGACGGTGTCCACAGTGTGTGGCCAGATGGCTAGCTATCCCCTGACGCTATTAAGGACCAAGCTCCAAGCAAAAG ATACTGTGGAGGGCTCAAAGCCCAGCATGCGGGCCATTTTCAGAGACATCGTGGCTGAGCAGGGCTGGCCGGGGCTCTTCCGAGGCCTAACACCCACTCTATTAAAAGTTATCCCGGCTGTGGCCATCAGCTGCACGGTCTATACAACAATGAAAAGCACCCTGGGAGTTTAG